AGCGGCCGCCATCGCGAAAGCGGTCCCAGGTGTGACATCGGTCAAGAATCAGATCGTGGTTGAGAAGACATTCGGCCAGTAACCTCCTTTCGGGTCGCGCGCATTGTCCCCACGGAGTCGAACTCATTCCGCAAACTTTCGCGATGCCTCGAAATCCTTCTCTGGGCACGGGGCGATATTGCTTTCACTGCTTGCGGCGTGACATTGGCGGCAACGCCCAATCGATTTCTTCAATCATCTACCCTGCTATTTATTATGTCTTGCAAATCAACTGTGTTTAATCGCGAGCCGGACGAAGTGAACGAAAACGCGAGTGCGACCGGTCTCTACCCGGTTGCAAAAAACGAGCACGAAAGGAACGCGCCGCCAACAGAAACGCCGGCCACGCGCATGCCAAAAACACATTGGGCCTGGGCTGAAACTTCCGGACACTTCGACTGGATGGACTGGCATACCCCCTCGGTCCAGCTAGGCGTCACTGACTTTGACCTGTAGATACAGGTGGCCTGCTACCTGGTCTGAACGGTGCCGTACAATGACAGTCGTGGTGGACCGACATCAACGACCCTCGTCAACGCCCATGCATTCACCTAGCGCCACCGTCCCGATCTCACTTGTCAACGGTTTCCTTGCCGCCGCGGGTGCACGGCCGGGGCTGGTCGGCAAATATCTGGACGAAGCCAGCATCTCACCGGCGCTTCTGACCGAGCCAGGCGCGCGAGTCACAGAGGAACAGTTTTCGACCTTATACCGTGCCCTCGCCATTGAATTCGACGATGAAATGCCGGGTATCTTCGCCCGTCCGATGCGCAGCGGCACACTGAAGTTTCTCTGCCTGAGCCTGCTCGATGCGCCCAACCTGGAAATTGCCATGCATCGGTTTGGGCAATTCTTTCACATTGTTCTCGATGACTTCAGGTTCGAATCGCGTAGGGACGGCTTGATCGCGGGCGTTGCCCTTCACCCTGATCCATCGTCGACCGTCAGCACGCTTGGGCAGCAGCTCATGCTAAAACTCGCTCACGGCGTGGCATCGTGGCTGATCGGTCAGAAGATTCCCTTGCTGCAAGTTGAGTTCGCGTTTTCCTGCCCACCGCACACGGTGGATCATCTGTACCTGTTCCCCGGACCTGTTCATTTCGACTGCCAGCAAACGCAGATGCGTTTCAGCGCGGCATATTTCGACATGCCCATCCGTCAGCGCAAGACAAATTTGCGCAAATTTCTCGCACGGGCTCCGGAGGACTGGATTTTTGTTTCCTTCAGCGAGCAACTCACGAGCCATCGTATCCGACAGTATCTCGCGTCCCGTTTGCCGGACGTGCCGACCGTCGAAGACGCCGCGCGGAGTCTTCACCATTCAGTCCGCACATTGTGCCGGCGCCTCGCCGCAGAAGAAACCGCGTTTCAGACGCTGAAGGACGAACTGCGGCGTGATATCGCGATCCAGCGACTCACCGGTACCAACGACCCCATCGCCGCGATCGCGGGCGATGTCGGCTTTGACGACCCCACCGCATTTCATCGGGCCTTTCGGCACTGGACTGGCAGCACGCCTGGTGAGTACCGCCGGCAACCCTGAGCGCGACCGCACCCGCCTGGCGGGACCAAAGAAAGGCATCCGAACCCGCTGACTCGCGCAATGGGGAGAACGCGCGTCGACGACCGACCGCTTCGCAAGTCGTGGCCGATTTTGTCAATAGATGGGCCGATTTAGGTAGTCGATTCGCACCCAATCGGGACTACGATCGGCTCACTGTTGCTGTGCCGGGCCATCTCGTCTGCCCTGCCCGCGTCCCCTCTTCGATTGTTTTCTGGAAATCCATCATGAGCTATACGGCGCCCGTCAAGGACATGCTGTTTGTCATCAATGAACTTGCCCATCTTGATC
Above is a genomic segment from Paraburkholderia aromaticivorans containing:
- a CDS encoding AraC family transcriptional regulator, with amino-acid sequence MHSPSATVPISLVNGFLAAAGARPGLVGKYLDEASISPALLTEPGARVTEEQFSTLYRALAIEFDDEMPGIFARPMRSGTLKFLCLSLLDAPNLEIAMHRFGQFFHIVLDDFRFESRRDGLIAGVALHPDPSSTVSTLGQQLMLKLAHGVASWLIGQKIPLLQVEFAFSCPPHTVDHLYLFPGPVHFDCQQTQMRFSAAYFDMPIRQRKTNLRKFLARAPEDWIFVSFSEQLTSHRIRQYLASRLPDVPTVEDAARSLHHSVRTLCRRLAAEETAFQTLKDELRRDIAIQRLTGTNDPIAAIAGDVGFDDPTAFHRAFRHWTGSTPGEYRRQP